CATAAATGGTTAAGAGACTTAATCAGCGCAATTGAGGGTAAACTGTCAAACCCAGTCTCATTCATTGATTGTAACCCAAGTTTTGCATCCTATACAGAATTGGCAATTCTTGCCTCAGAGCGGTTGATAATACCTTGTTCAGCTGATGGATCCTCTGCACGAGCAATAGATAATGTTGGCCGATTAGTTTATGGGACAGGAAACGCCGCCGAATACGGTGACGCAACTTTCAATAAAAGAGCACTTAAAAACTCCTTCGCGTTGCCATCAATACATACAGTGATACTAAATCGTAGTACACAATACGACAAGAAAGCTTCAAAATCGTTCAATGCTATGTTCAACGAAATACAAACTAGAGTGAGCCGACTAAAAAAGACTGGACAAGCACAGTTTTCATCGAATCCTACTGATGGATTCTTTGATATGCCTGATGCACACAGCGTTGCGGTCGTGTGTTCTCATGAAGGAGTGCCCTTATCGAAACTAAAAACTGGCCCTCACACAATCCATGATACTACAGTTCAGGTAAATCCCGAACCATACGCGCGGTATAATACCGCTCTAAAGACACTTGTTGCAAAACTTTAAGACCTTTTGCTTGCGTTCTGTATGATAGTCTGCCACTTGTTAGTTCCTTCAATCTTGATTCCAGCAGCTTCAGCCGGTGTTATCTCATTCGGTAATCCCATGTGTGGTCTGATGTAGTTGTGGAATATCTGCATCCCTGCAATCACGGGTGAATCATCTCGCTTTAGCGAGCGCATGACCTTCTCCCTGTCTCTCCACTCTCCATTCTGACGCTCCATCTTGTTATTGTGAACCTGCCCGTCTAGGCGGATTTCTTTGATGTGAACTGGACTCGGATTCTCTCCGTAGGTGTCCCAGAACTCTTTACGATACGCATCATGGAAGTTATGAGCGCCATCGCTAATCAGAGTCTTAGGCTTTTTCTCAGCCCTCTCAATCGACTCCCTGAACATTGGTCTAACATCGTCAGTTCCCTTATGCTCCGAGACCATTTGGGCGATCCTAAATCTCGTCTCATCATCCATCATCGCAAACAGATACTTCATATTCCCCTTGACCTTAACGTAGAGTTCATCAGTCCTCCACGTATCGCCAAGCTGGGGTCTGATCTGGTCAAGGTAACCCTCCATCAACTCTGTGTACTTCTCCACCCAATTGTACACCGCTTGGTGACTGAACTTGACGCCTTGAAGCTTCAAGAAGTTCCTTACCCCTCTGAAACTCTCCCCAGTGAAATATAGCTGCATAGCAGAAGTGATGATCTGAGGCGTAGCTCGCATTCCCTCGAAACCGAGGTTAACCGTGAACCAGTAACCGCAGTCTTTACATTGAAATTTCTGAAGATCTGCATGCTTGTTATGTCTGATACCGTGCCTCTTAATGCTCTCCGACCTACATTTAGGGCAGCTCTTAACACTGATCGGCTGAATAATGACAGAGGACTCAACCTTCTTTCTTAGTGCAAGGCTGATCTCAACAGCCCACAGATGCTTACATTTCACGTCTCGATACATATGATCTGGACATTCGCAGAGCCATCCCAGCTCAGTACTCATAATAGTA
This window of the Nitrososphaerota archaeon genome carries:
- a CDS encoding ParA family protein; its protein translation is MTFVIACEYAAEHPDKNIVMLDLCPQANLSEIALGGNGEGSDRLESLIDSHKTIGGYFDERISSPQKVTGNETSFLVNDLKKYNPSLPSNVYLVAGDSSLEIQAQAISQISAQTLPLDSWSNVHKWLRDLISAIEGKLSNPVSFIDCNPSFASYTELAILASERLIIPCSADGSSARAIDNVGRLVYGTGNAAEYGDATFNKRALKNSFALPSIHTVILNRSTQYDKKASKSFNAMFNEIQTRVSRLKKTGQAQFSSNPTDGFFDMPDAHSVAVVCSHEGVPLSKLKTGPHTIHDTTVQVNPEPYARYNTALKTLVAKL
- a CDS encoding DDE-type integrase/transposase/recombinase; its protein translation is MNEVQAVDYRQERGQAIAKLDNQIRRLDEHTYTVQSQSGNGVYTIMSTELGWLCECPDHMYRDVKCKHLWAVEISLALRKKVESSVIIQPISVKSCPKCRSESIKRHGIRHNKHADLQKFQCKDCGYWFTVNLGFEGMRATPQIITSAMQLYFTGESFRGVRNFLKLQGVKFSHQAVYNWVEKYTELMEGYLDQIRPQLGDTWRTDELYVKVKGNMKYLFAMMDDETRFRIAQMVSEHKGTDDVRPMFRESIERAEKKPKTLISDGAHNFHDAYRKEFWDTYGENPSPVHIKEIRLDGQVHNNKMERQNGEWRDREKVMRSLKRDDSPVIAGMQIFHNYIRPHMGLPNEITPAEAAGIKIEGTNKWQTIIQNASKRS